One Streptococcus gallolyticus subsp. gallolyticus DSM 16831 DNA window includes the following coding sequences:
- a CDS encoding acyltransferase family protein produces MRIKWFSMVRVTGLLLVLLYHFFKTAFPGGFIGVDIFFTFSGYLITALLIDEYSKNKKIDLLGFYKRRFYRIVPPLVLMILIVMPFTYLVRKDYVASIGSQIAAAVGFTTNFYEIITGGNYETQFIPHLFVHTWSLAIEMHFYLIWGFLVWFLGKHHDNVVKFRSLIFAISAAFFAGSFLSMFIRAFFVDNVSTIYFSSLSHSFPFFLGAMVATMTGIRETTARFKKNVRLWSTKRSILTMVLSFALLLLLTFALKFDQRITYLFGFVLASLFATVMIYAARVLNDQTPNAKEPAIINYLADVSYGVYLFHWPFYIIFTQLMSNGLAVLVTVIFSLIFSTLSYYVLEPFLAGKSVKLLGLNLDLHPYQKWLYGGGALLGLVTIVTIIISPAVGDFETSLLVNSLQQAQTNLNRTHTVTAGDATALSDVTVIGDSVALRSSASFSSLLPDAQVDAAVSRSFDDAFEIFQNEISSGTLSQTTVLAVGVNSLDNYQEDLQQFIDALPDGYRLIIVTPYNANNEAQVKEVRDYELTLADTYNYVTVADWYKAATKHPEIWSGTDGVHYSDSDTTGADLYVKTIQKAIEKSAKNPAKGESDS; encoded by the coding sequence ATGAGAATAAAATGGTTTTCAATGGTTAGGGTGACGGGGCTCTTGCTCGTTTTACTCTATCATTTCTTTAAAACAGCTTTTCCAGGCGGTTTTATTGGTGTTGATATTTTCTTTACATTTTCAGGATATTTGATTACGGCTTTACTGATTGATGAATATTCGAAAAACAAGAAAATTGATCTTTTAGGATTTTACAAGAGGCGTTTTTATCGTATCGTGCCTCCGTTGGTGTTGATGATTCTTATTGTTATGCCGTTTACTTACTTGGTACGTAAAGACTACGTGGCAAGCATTGGCAGTCAAATTGCGGCAGCAGTAGGATTTACAACGAATTTTTATGAAATTATCACAGGTGGTAACTACGAAACGCAATTTATCCCACATCTCTTTGTTCATACATGGAGTTTGGCAATTGAGATGCATTTTTATTTGATTTGGGGATTTTTGGTTTGGTTTTTGGGGAAACACCATGATAACGTAGTAAAATTCCGTAGTTTGATTTTTGCAATTTCTGCAGCATTTTTTGCTGGAAGTTTCCTATCAATGTTTATCCGAGCATTTTTTGTTGACAACGTTTCGACAATTTACTTTTCATCTCTGTCCCATAGTTTTCCGTTTTTCTTAGGAGCCATGGTGGCAACGATGACAGGAATTCGAGAAACAACGGCTCGTTTCAAAAAGAATGTTCGTCTCTGGTCAACAAAACGCAGTATTTTGACAATGGTGCTAAGCTTTGCTTTGTTGCTACTGTTGACATTTGCTTTGAAATTTGACCAACGAATCACGTATTTGTTTGGCTTTGTATTAGCAAGTTTATTTGCAACGGTGATGATTTATGCGGCGCGTGTGCTAAACGACCAAACGCCTAATGCCAAAGAGCCCGCTATTATCAACTATTTGGCAGATGTTAGTTATGGTGTTTATCTTTTCCATTGGCCATTTTACATTATCTTCACGCAACTAATGTCAAATGGTTTAGCGGTATTGGTAACGGTTATCTTTTCATTGATATTTTCAACGCTGTCTTATTATGTATTGGAGCCATTTCTTGCTGGCAAGTCTGTCAAATTGCTTGGCTTGAATTTAGATTTACATCCTTATCAAAAATGGCTTTATGGTGGAGGAGCTTTGCTTGGTTTGGTGACAATTGTGACCATTATCATTTCTCCAGCTGTTGGTGATTTTGAGACAAGTCTTTTGGTGAATTCGCTCCAGCAAGCACAGACTAATTTGAATCGGACACATACTGTAACTGCTGGGGATGCAACGGCTTTAAGTGATGTTACTGTCATTGGAGATTCCGTAGCTCTTCGCTCAAGTGCTTCATTTTCAAGCTTACTTCCAGATGCTCAAGTTGACGCTGCGGTTAGCCGAAGCTTTGATGATGCTTTTGAGATTTTCCAAAATGAAATTTCAAGCGGGACATTATCGCAAACAACAGTTCTTGCGGTGGGGGTTAATTCGCTAGATAATTACCAAGAAGATTTGCAGCAGTTTATTGATGCTCTGCCAGATGGCTATCGTTTGATTATTGTGACACCTTACAATGCTAATAATGAAGCTCAAGTCAAAGAAGTTCGTGATTATGAGCTAACTTTGGCTGATACTTATAATTATGTTACGGTGGCAGATTGGTATAAAGCAGCAACTAAACACCCAGAAATCTGGAGTGGTACTGATGGCGTGCATTACAGTGATAGTGATACGACTGGTGCAGACCTTTATGTTAAAACGATTCAAAAAGCAATTGAAAAATCCGCTAAAAATCCAGCCAAAGGAGAATCGGATTCTTAG
- a CDS encoding MATE family efflux transporter yields MKQTKKIIHLAFPAMMENLLQMLMGVVDNYLVAQVGLIAVSGVSVANNIITIYQAIFIALGAAVSSLVAKSRGEKNNEKTVQYQSEAILVTLGLSLVLGLFSLLFGKTILHWLGTETTVTQAGGLYLAIVGGLIVSLGLMTTLSAFLRALGKPQLPMYVSLLSNILNAIFSAVSVFVFHWGIAGVACSTVLSRFIGTLLLASQLPMGNILKTIKWHLDSDLLKIALPAAGERLMMRAGDVVIVAIIVKFGTEVVAGNAIGETLTQFNYMPGMGVATATVILVAHSLGQKNTKDIKQLVRDSYLISTIMMLCVGALVYVFGSHLTYLFTTNQTALTASLVVLFYSFVGGPATAGTLIYTAAWQGLGNAKLPFYATTFGMWVIRIISGYVLGVSLNLGLTGVWLATLADNIFRWLFLYSLYKKYMKELAMMS; encoded by the coding sequence ATGAAACAAACAAAGAAAATTATTCACTTGGCTTTTCCTGCTATGATGGAAAATTTGCTGCAGATGCTGATGGGAGTGGTTGACAACTACCTTGTTGCTCAGGTTGGTTTGATTGCCGTTTCAGGTGTCTCTGTTGCTAATAATATTATTACAATTTATCAAGCTATTTTCATTGCTCTCGGAGCTGCGGTTTCAAGTCTGGTGGCTAAAAGTCGTGGTGAAAAAAATAATGAAAAGACGGTGCAATATCAGTCTGAGGCGATTTTGGTAACACTAGGTCTCAGTTTAGTTCTAGGGCTTTTTTCCTTGCTTTTTGGAAAAACAATTCTTCATTGGCTAGGAACAGAAACAACAGTCACACAAGCAGGTGGTCTGTATTTGGCGATTGTTGGTGGTTTGATTGTTAGTCTTGGTTTGATGACAACGTTGAGCGCGTTTTTGCGTGCTTTAGGCAAACCACAGTTACCAATGTATGTTAGTTTATTGAGCAATATTTTAAATGCGATTTTTTCTGCGGTATCTGTTTTTGTTTTTCACTGGGGGATTGCTGGTGTTGCTTGCTCAACGGTCTTGTCACGTTTTATCGGTACGTTGTTGTTAGCAAGTCAATTGCCAATGGGCAATATTTTAAAAACGATAAAATGGCATTTGGATAGTGATTTGTTGAAAATAGCCTTGCCTGCGGCTGGTGAACGTCTAATGATGCGTGCTGGTGATGTGGTTATCGTGGCGATTATTGTCAAATTTGGTACGGAAGTCGTTGCAGGAAATGCCATTGGGGAAACCTTGACGCAGTTTAATTACATGCCAGGAATGGGCGTTGCGACAGCAACCGTTATTCTTGTTGCACATAGTCTTGGACAAAAAAATACCAAAGATATTAAACAGCTGGTACGTGATTCGTATTTGATTTCGACGATTATGATGCTTTGTGTCGGTGCTTTGGTTTACGTGTTTGGTAGTCATTTGACTTATCTTTTCACGACCAATCAAACAGCGCTAACAGCTAGCCTTGTTGTGTTGTTTTATTCTTTTGTTGGCGGTCCAGCGACAGCAGGAACACTTATTTACACAGCAGCATGGCAAGGTTTGGGCAATGCAAAACTTCCATTTTACGCCACAACATTTGGAATGTGGGTCATTCGAATTATTTCAGGGTACGTGTTGGGAGTTAGCCTAAACCTTGGTTTGACAGGTGTTTGGCTAGCAACGTTAGCAGATAATATTTTCCGTTGGCTTTTCCTATATTCCCTTTACAAGAAATATATGAAGGAATTAGCAATGATGAGTTGA
- the thrC gene encoding threonine synthase — protein sequence MTLIYQSTRDENNKVTASQAILQGLATDGGLFTPVSLPEVALDFETLKDASYQEVAKLVLSAFLDDFTEEELAYCIDSAYDAKFDTPEIAPLVKLGGQYNLELFHGSTIAFKDMALSILPYLLITSAKKQGVDNKIVILTATSGDTGKAAMAGFADVPGTEIIVFYPKDGVSKIQELQMTTQTGNNTHVVAITGNFDDAQTDVKRMFNDVDLREKLLAHKTQFSSANSMNVGRLVPQVVYYVYAYAQLVKAGHIKAGDKVNFTVPTGNFGNILAAYYASQIGVPVGKLICASNENKVLTDFFTTGTYDKKREFKVTTSPSMDILVSSNLERLIFHLLGNDAAKTKALMEQLVSEGEYTLPDVDQSILDLFEAGYATEVETSAEIKRVYEASDYIEDPHTAVASAVYQKYAERTGDKTPTVIASTASPYKFPRVAVEAVSGQAPADDFVAVKELEKLSGVAIPKAVNGLETAEVRHKTVVATGDMQKAVENYLGL from the coding sequence ATGACGTTAATTTACCAATCAACTCGTGATGAAAATAACAAAGTAACTGCTAGTCAAGCTATCTTACAAGGATTGGCAACTGACGGTGGTTTATTTACTCCTGTATCACTTCCAGAAGTGGCATTGGATTTTGAAACTTTAAAAGATGCTTCTTACCAGGAAGTGGCTAAGCTTGTATTGTCTGCATTTTTAGACGATTTCACAGAAGAAGAGTTGGCTTACTGTATTGATTCTGCTTACGATGCTAAATTTGATACACCAGAAATCGCACCGCTGGTTAAATTAGGTGGCCAATATAATCTTGAACTTTTCCATGGGTCAACTATTGCGTTTAAAGACATGGCATTGTCAATCTTGCCATACCTTTTGATAACGTCAGCTAAAAAACAAGGCGTTGATAACAAAATCGTGATTTTGACAGCGACATCAGGTGATACTGGTAAAGCTGCAATGGCTGGTTTTGCGGATGTCCCAGGAACAGAAATCATTGTTTTCTATCCAAAAGACGGTGTCAGCAAAATTCAGGAACTTCAAATGACAACACAAACTGGTAATAACACACACGTTGTAGCTATTACTGGTAACTTTGATGATGCGCAAACAGATGTAAAACGTATGTTTAACGACGTTGATTTGCGTGAAAAATTGCTTGCGCACAAGACACAATTTTCATCAGCGAACTCAATGAATGTTGGGCGTTTGGTACCACAAGTTGTTTATTATGTTTATGCTTACGCACAACTTGTTAAAGCTGGTCATATTAAAGCAGGCGACAAAGTAAACTTTACAGTTCCAACAGGAAACTTTGGTAATATTCTAGCAGCTTACTATGCAAGTCAAATCGGTGTCCCAGTTGGTAAATTAATCTGTGCTTCAAATGAAAACAAAGTTTTAACAGACTTCTTCACAACAGGGACTTATGATAAAAAACGTGAGTTTAAAGTCACAACAAGTCCTTCAATGGATATCTTGGTATCATCTAACTTAGAACGTTTGATTTTCCATTTGTTGGGAAATGATGCTGCTAAGACGAAAGCATTGATGGAACAATTGGTTTCAGAAGGCGAATACACACTTCCTGATGTTGACCAATCGATTCTTGATTTATTTGAAGCAGGCTATGCAACAGAAGTTGAAACATCTGCTGAAATCAAACGTGTCTATGAAGCATCTGATTACATTGAGGACCCACATACGGCAGTTGCGTCAGCTGTTTATCAAAAATACGCAGAGCGCACAGGTGATAAAACACCAACTGTGATTGCTTCAACAGCAAGTCCATATAAATTCCCACGTGTGGCAGTTGAAGCTGTTAGTGGACAAGCACCTGCAGATGATTTTGTTGCTGTTAAGGAACTTGAAAAATTATCAGGTGTTGCCATTCCAAAAGCTGTCAATGGACTTGAAACAGCTGAGGTTCGTCACAAAACGGTTGTGGCAACAGGTGATATGCAAAAAGCAGTTGAAAATTATTTAGGACTTTAA